In Legionella spiritensis, the following proteins share a genomic window:
- the nudC gene encoding NAD(+) diphosphatase, translating into MMKFDDLQYKNLDESNIFVVQNRTILMVNRNGKYQLPFFKDISEYKDKITCLHELGSFNGCKSYCAEITLGYEQDDGLTFVPIKRALDQFEDDCFSLIVRSTQILDWYKNHKYCGICGKETLQISALLEAHCKSCNFVFYPRISPSIIVLIKNQSKILMARGEHFAEGVYGLIAGFVSPGETLEESVHREVLEEVGIKVKNIQYFGSQPWPFPDSLMIAFEADYDSGEIVIDDVEIKEAGWYDINNLPGMPSSSKSIARVMIDNFIGMNPRMDS; encoded by the coding sequence ATGATGAAATTTGATGATTTACAATATAAAAATTTAGATGAATCAAATATATTTGTTGTTCAAAATAGAACCATTTTGATGGTTAATAGAAATGGGAAATATCAATTACCATTTTTTAAGGATATTAGTGAATACAAAGATAAAATAACTTGTTTACATGAGTTGGGTTCATTTAATGGATGTAAAAGTTATTGCGCTGAAATAACATTGGGATATGAGCAAGATGATGGCTTAACTTTTGTTCCAATTAAAAGAGCACTTGATCAATTCGAAGATGATTGTTTTTCACTAATTGTTAGAAGTACTCAAATCCTTGATTGGTATAAAAACCATAAATATTGTGGGATTTGTGGCAAGGAAACATTGCAAATATCAGCTTTATTAGAGGCTCATTGCAAATCTTGCAATTTTGTTTTTTATCCTAGAATATCACCATCCATTATTGTTCTAATAAAGAACCAATCCAAGATTCTTATGGCTAGAGGAGAGCATTTTGCAGAAGGTGTATATGGACTTATTGCAGGCTTTGTTTCTCCAGGAGAAACGCTTGAAGAGTCTGTTCATCGGGAAGTGCTGGAGGAAGTTGGGATTAAAGTAAAGAATATTCAATATTTTGGTTCCCAACCTTGGCCATTTCCAGACTCATTAATGATAGCGTTTGAGGCAGATTATGACTCTGGTGAAATTGTTATTGATGATGTGGAAATTAAAGAAGCGGGTTGGTATGACATAAATAACTTACCAGGAATGCCTTCTTCGTCAAAAAGTATAGCAAGGGTAATGATTGACAATTTTATTGGTATGAATCCAAGAATGGATTCATAA